A genomic stretch from Sphingobacterium sp. ML3W includes:
- a CDS encoding alpha-L-fucosidase yields MTLNFFKWKCAAAVGMLLCMTEGSFAQTKSIPYEGVPGWTESQNKRMEWFREARFGLFIHWGLYSAAGGSFEGKQYPQHYAEWIQTWGKIPSKQYAAVLKPKFTLRSFEPKAWARLAKKAGMKYMVLTSRHHEGFSLFNSQQPYAVKNEITGSANLSPKGRDLYKEIMTAFRQEGLKVGAYYSLLDWQHPDSYEAFNLNPNTDNHKPDHDRYKEYLYGQVKELAQNYGPLDMLWPDFSSKQHQGEAWGTKRMLTDLIKWQPNIIINNRFWDGLENKNGDIGTPEKYIPPTGLPGMDWEVSHTMNESYGYSAHDQNWKSFPKIMQLFVETVSKGGNFLLNVGPDGDGAIPAPAIKIMERIGDWMQINKEAIYGTTASPFQALDWGYCTQKEGKLYLHIFDRPASGKIDLPIKNKVAVAYALANPKNKLKVVVDKGRPVIPVDAFDIEKGPKVIVVEIQGKPDVEENLTQTQADGRIVMNANNAKLLDGKGLKIIGATTHDPNRPNAIGQWKDSNDRIYWDIKIQKPGKYRVLISYLPNAKHKGKVILSALGQQLPFAFGTENGKGFKEMELGTVEVSQQVIGEPSTRVTLQATAIEGDMLPEIASLTLVPVQE; encoded by the coding sequence ATGACACTTAATTTTTTTAAATGGAAATGCGCAGCGGCAGTGGGAATGCTTTTGTGTATGACCGAGGGATCATTTGCCCAGACAAAATCAATACCTTATGAAGGTGTGCCCGGATGGACCGAAAGCCAGAATAAACGGATGGAATGGTTTAGAGAAGCACGTTTTGGACTTTTTATCCACTGGGGGCTGTATAGTGCTGCTGGAGGTAGTTTTGAAGGAAAGCAATATCCTCAACATTACGCTGAATGGATCCAGACCTGGGGGAAAATCCCCAGCAAGCAGTACGCTGCGGTGCTGAAACCAAAGTTCACCCTACGTTCGTTTGAACCTAAAGCCTGGGCACGTCTGGCCAAAAAAGCAGGAATGAAATATATGGTATTGACTTCCAGACATCATGAAGGCTTTAGCCTATTTAATAGCCAGCAACCATATGCTGTAAAAAATGAGATTACAGGAAGTGCAAACTTATCCCCCAAAGGTAGGGATTTATATAAAGAGATCATGACCGCATTTCGCCAGGAGGGACTGAAAGTAGGTGCTTATTATTCTTTGCTCGACTGGCAGCATCCAGATTCCTACGAAGCTTTTAATCTGAATCCTAACACAGACAATCATAAACCTGATCATGACCGCTACAAGGAATATCTCTATGGGCAGGTCAAAGAACTTGCTCAGAATTACGGTCCACTGGATATGCTCTGGCCTGACTTTAGCAGCAAACAGCATCAAGGTGAGGCTTGGGGAACAAAACGCATGTTGACAGATCTGATCAAATGGCAACCCAATATCATTATCAACAACCGGTTTTGGGATGGGTTAGAAAACAAAAATGGTGATATTGGAACCCCTGAAAAATATATTCCGCCAACAGGACTTCCGGGCATGGATTGGGAGGTTAGCCATACAATGAACGAAAGTTATGGCTATAGTGCGCACGATCAAAATTGGAAGAGCTTTCCTAAAATCATGCAATTATTTGTAGAAACGGTAAGCAAAGGTGGTAATTTTCTGCTCAATGTAGGGCCTGATGGGGATGGAGCTATCCCTGCACCAGCGATTAAAATTATGGAGCGTATAGGTGATTGGATGCAGATCAATAAGGAGGCAATCTATGGTACCACAGCAAGTCCTTTTCAGGCATTGGACTGGGGCTATTGCACGCAAAAAGAAGGTAAATTGTATTTACATATATTTGATCGACCTGCCAGCGGAAAAATTGATCTACCGATCAAAAACAAAGTCGCTGTTGCCTATGCGTTGGCAAATCCAAAAAACAAGCTGAAGGTTGTGGTGGATAAGGGGAGACCTGTGATTCCAGTTGATGCTTTCGACATTGAAAAAGGACCGAAGGTAATTGTTGTCGAAATTCAGGGAAAACCAGATGTGGAAGAGAATCTGACGCAGACTCAGGCGGATGGACGTATTGTGATGAATGCAAATAACGCTAAATTGCTAGATGGAAAAGGACTTAAAATCATTGGTGCAACGACACATGACCCCAATCGTCCAAATGCCATCGGACAATGGAAAGATAGCAATGACCGGATCTATTGGGACATCAAAATCCAAAAACCAGGTAAATACCGTGTATTGATCAGTTATTTGCCAAATGCAAAACATAAAGGTAAGGTGATACTTTCGGCACTTGGACAGCAGCTTCCATTTGCTTTTGGTACGGAAAATGGAAAAGGATTTAAAGAGATGGAACTGGGTACAGTTGAAGTATCGCAGCAGGTTATCGGCGAGCCGAGCACCAGGGTTACATTACAGGCAACGGCAATTGAAGGTGATATGTTGCCAGAGATTGCATCGCTTACGTTGGTGCCGGTGCAGGAATAA
- a CDS encoding LacI family DNA-binding transcriptional regulator, which produces MSQLTIIDLAKRLGLSKSTVSRAFRDNVDINPATKARILAMAEEIGFSPNVYASSLKANKSLTIAIIIPEFGNKFFSQAIKGIEAVARSKGYHTLIYVTDHQVHNEASIVRSLANGRVDGVILSASGEGKDHSHIQLLEERGIPVMFFDRAYDDWKGGYVTGNDAEAAYLATKHLIENDCKKIAYLAIDPNISIGKVRKDGYEKALLEAGIQINPKLILDTVNDAEQNMTDIKNLIEQEKPDAIFASVERLAISSIRVAKQLKIHIPEQLKIICFSCLDIADLIDPALSLVKQPAYEMGELVTKFLLDKMENPSNEKFANSVYLDSQLIFQKSSLK; this is translated from the coding sequence ATGTCTCAATTAACTATAATAGATCTGGCCAAAAGACTAGGCTTGTCAAAATCCACGGTTTCCCGTGCTTTTCGGGATAATGTGGATATTAATCCAGCTACCAAAGCTCGTATATTGGCTATGGCCGAGGAAATAGGCTTTTCTCCAAATGTGTACGCGAGCAGTCTCAAAGCGAATAAGAGTCTGACAATTGCAATTATTATTCCTGAATTTGGGAATAAATTTTTCTCGCAGGCGATTAAAGGGATAGAGGCTGTGGCACGTTCTAAAGGTTATCATACGTTAATTTATGTGACTGATCATCAGGTTCATAATGAAGCTTCTATTGTACGCTCGCTGGCTAATGGACGCGTTGATGGAGTGATTCTCTCGGCATCTGGCGAAGGAAAAGATCATTCGCATATCCAGCTACTGGAAGAACGGGGGATACCTGTCATGTTTTTCGACCGTGCCTACGATGACTGGAAAGGAGGCTATGTGACCGGTAACGACGCGGAAGCAGCTTATCTGGCGACGAAGCATTTGATTGAAAATGACTGCAAAAAAATTGCTTACCTAGCTATAGATCCCAATATATCTATTGGTAAAGTGCGTAAAGATGGGTACGAGAAAGCCCTTTTGGAGGCAGGAATTCAGATTAACCCCAAACTGATCCTGGATACGGTCAATGATGCTGAACAGAATATGACTGATATAAAAAACCTTATCGAACAGGAAAAACCCGATGCCATATTCGCATCGGTTGAACGACTTGCAATCTCCAGCATACGGGTAGCAAAACAGTTAAAGATACATATACCCGAACAGCTGAAAATAATATGTTTTTCTTGTTTGGATATTGCAGATTTGATAGATCCTGCACTCAGCCTTGTCAAACAACCTGCCTATGAGATGGGAGAATTGGTTACAAAATTCCTGCTGGATAAGATGGAAAACCCCAGTAATGAAAAGTTTGCTAATTCGGTTTATCTTGATTCTCAGCTTATTTTTCAAAAATCTAGCTTGAAATAA